A region of the Octopus bimaculoides isolate UCB-OBI-ISO-001 chromosome 30, ASM119413v2, whole genome shotgun sequence genome:
tacagcagggttcgccaccatcccctgccagagcctcgtggagtttttaggtgttttcgctcaataaacactcacaacgcccagtctgggagtcgaaaccgcgatcctatgaccgtgagtctgctgccctaaccactgggccattgcgcctccacacatatatagatatatatgcaataaaataaaattatggttTGTTCACTTTGTCAGACATCAGTTATTCCACatgtttcaaataatattttattgcatattccacatatatatatatacatatgttacacATCTCTATATGTGGTATGGAATAACATTACTTGATGACGATGATTAagtatgaagtaaaaaaaaagtgatgatgggagaaagaggggaaaatgaAGTAAGAAGTTACCTGCTGTTGGTTCTGGGAAGTCATGGGAGGGCCCTCCACTGTTGCGCCGCTGGCGTGGTGGGCCGCCAAAGCCACGGCCTCTCTCCGAACGCTCGTAGCCCTTCGGCCCAGAGGAGTAGCTCGTAGGTGGGCTGTGTTGCCATTGCTCAGTGTCTCTGGAGAACTCACGGTTACGCCCAGAGTAGGAACCTgttggggagaaaaaaaaaaaaaaaaaggaggaaaatgtTCAGGTACATGCATACTAAAGGAACTGCAACATAANNNNNNNNNNNNNNNNNNNNNNNNNNNNNNNNNNNNNNNNNNNNNNNNNNNNNNNNNNNNNNNNNNNNNNNNNNNNNNNNNNNNNNNNNNNNNNNNNNNNNNNNNNNNNNNNNNNNNNNNNNNNNNNNNNNNNNNNNNNNNNNNNNNNNNNNNNNNNNNNNNNNNNNNNNNNNNNNNNNNNNNNNNNNNNNNNNNNNNNNNNNNNNNNNNNNNNNNNNNNNNNNNNNNNNNNNNNNNNNNNNNNNNNNNNNNNNNNNNNNNNNNNNNNNNNNNNNNNNNNNNNNNNNNNNNNNNNNNNNNNNNNNNNNNNNNNNNNNNNNNNNNNNNNNNNNNNNNNNNNNNNNNNNNNNNNNNNNNNNNNNNNNNNNNNNNNNNNNNNNNNNNNNNNNNcgatgatgatgatgatatatatatatatatatattagaaactctgccagatcagattggagcctggtgttgccatctggtttcaccagtcctcagtcaaatcgtccaacccatgctagcaatggaaagcggacgttaaacgacgacgacgacgacgacgacgatgaagtaaagaagtgccgatctctaactgtagagggaacctgtggtagaggtagacgcagaggtggtgaagcatgatctttgaactttggtgACATGCCATGTTTGAGAACACCTGTCCAGCTGAGTGAAATTGTATTAGTGGCCGATGCTGATGTCagctgtgccagtggtatgtaagaAGCACCTtatgagcattgggcctcacagagacaatgacaaatgacagacctttggcaatatgctgtgcttgagaagacagaAGACccttcaagccaagtgaaattgtagtcatggcagatactggccTCACACAATTAGCACCAGTGGCACGTAataacacccattacactcttggagttgtcggtattaggaagggcatccagctgtagaaaccatgccaaatcagacaggaacttagtgcagcccctcagcttgccagctctggtcaaactgtccaacccatgccagcatgaacaacagacattaaattatgatgatgatatttatgccTCCCTTTTTTTCATGAACAGCAAGTGTTGTAGGAGAGCATAAACATtaacattactctgtcaaatgtaatgcttatttatttttagagtgacattgtagggtaggtgtgagagactggatctggctggttcAAACACAAAAGAGGTAGAACGTTTGGGGTGGATATGTCTGGTTCAAGTGCAAAAGGGATACGCATCTATGTATGAAACAAGGGAGACCTCTAGATGGTGGGCAGTCctgttagatatagcagccaaatctccctcaaaccacaccctatgTCTTAAGTACAACACTTTTgtattcagattaccctgtcaaatgtaaagcttatttattcacactgtcgttaattaataatttatatattttataactttgagatttcattgatgtgactgtttatttttggaatgacattgtaggttaggtgtgagaggctggatctgcacagtttgaacgtaaaacaagtagaatataggGGCTGGATATGgatagtttaaatgctaaagggtagcCCACTTGGTTTTGGAGTTGAGAAAAAGCTAGCTTACATGGACAACTGGAAGTAATCTGAAGGCTGGAAAAGATTTACCGTATGATGACGGTGATTTCTGCTAGGCATCAAGAAAGCGACAGTATGGCTGCTGCAATGATGACTATAAAGCTGTGAATAGCAAGAAGGGACACACAGCAGATGTTCTGACTGTTTGTATGGTAAGAGTCATCCAGTGACTGATGACCAAGGCTTCAGGCTCAATGTAGACAGCTAGGTGAAAGTTGGTGGAGACTGGTCAAATCCTAGCCGgaaagggttgctgctggaaggccatatatgtAGCTcctaggatctattttaaaacgggggcgccagtattttcttaacgaaacactttgaaacttgggacactggtagaatgtgtcatataaaacattttttactcttagtcttcttaacaaaaaaaaaaaggaattcgcaagttattccatgttaaagttgtcgtatttctgtaatttcaaccaatcactgacgtctattcagctgaatagagttactgctgggcggtcataaaaatgttattccccgTGACATacttcatccggtttaatcgtaatttatacgcatatattgtttatataataaattacgctgtgcgtatctatgtgtgtaacaattttagagttcgNNNNNNNNNNNNNNNNNNNNNNNNNNNNNNNNNNNNNNNNNNNNNNNNNNNNNNNNNNNNNNNNNNNNNNNNNNNNNNNNNNNNNNNNNNNNNNNNNNNNNNNNNNNNNNNNNNNNNNNNNNNNNNNNNNNNNNNNNNNNNNNNNNNNNNNNNNNNNNNNNNNNNNNNNNNNNNNNNNNNNNNNNNNNNNNNNNNNNNNNNNgtcagtgattagtagaaattatcgaaataagacaatttgttacatgaaataaattcgaatacaaaaatatttttctgttctataacacaaaatagataagtatacgaagtttgaaagtctttcggtaccaaaaacactacataaaacataaatgaaaactggcgctcccgttttaaaatagatcctccaaattcagctccttgccatacACCCAGGAAAATCCACAAGTGGTTGTTAGGGAGTTCCTAAGACTTCACCGGTGTCATTTCCGGCCCTTCAAATTCtcctgattgtaatcccatggataaCAACAACTATGCATGGGTTGCAGTTGAGAAAGATACCAACTGCTCAGCCTGCAACACCGAGCCAAGGACTGGcagccaagatcaaggaggtgtttgaaAATCTTCCCAGGAACACAGTAAGGGATGAATGGCGCCAGGTTCGGGAGCCGTCTTGAGGAGGCTGTGTTGGGAGgtgagggcagctactttgagcAAACTTATCTCCcaaccataatctagttgatactgaaaatttttaaaatatatttttgtttttggatgggatattgttctCCTACCCTTTTGTGCAAACTGTCAGATttagtctgtgtatgtatgtatatcatcatcgtcgtcgtctaaCATCCATCCTCCATGCacgcatgggtaggacggttcacaggagctggccaagtagaaaaactaccctatgccactgtgtctgttttggtagggattttatggctgaatacccttcctaacaccaaccactctgcaaggtgtgtatatacatacataaacacacacacacacatatataggcacaggcgtggcagctgcttgcttcccaaccacatggttccaggttcaatcctactgtctGGCACCTGGGCcaagtcttctactacagcctcaggccgaccaaagccttgtgagtggatttggtagacggaaactgaaagaagcctgttatatatgtgtgcgtgtgtgtctttgtgcttgtgtttgtcccccccaacgcCGTTTGACAActagtactggtgtgtttacgtcccccgtaacttagtttggcaaagagaccgatagaataagtaccaggtttataaaaagtaagtaccagagtcgatacattcgactaaaaattcttcaaggcggtgccccagcatggccgcagtctaaagactgaaacaagtaaaagacaagagatatatatgatgtatatttgattatatgcatgcacacatacatgtattgttTATCAATAACTGAACGACATTACAGAAACACTtaagggctgagagtttcatgcactGGCACCGAGCATttgataaaaacatatacacacattctgaGTTCTTCCTGTCAGCATCACCaaatttacatattacatataaaatacattttttttttatatatagaagtggctgtgtggtaagtagattgcttcagtctcagtcccattgcgtggtgccacgcagtgggactgaactcggaaccatgtggttggtaagcaagctacttacaacacagccactcctacgcctaattatatactcttttacttgtttcagtcatttgactgcggccatgctggagcaccgcctttagtcgagaaaatcgatcccaggacttattctatcggtctctttctgccaaaccgctaggttacggggacgtaaacacaccagcatcggttgtcaagcgatggtggggggacaaacacagatacacaaacatatatatatgacgggcttctttcagtttccgtctaccaaatccactcacaaggctttggtcggcccgaggctatagtagaagacactttcccaaggtgccacgcagtgggactgaacccggaaccatgtggttggtaagcaagctacctaccacacagccactcctgtttgtATGTTGCAGATTTTTCACCCATCGCAGGGGTTTTTTTGGAACGCAACACCtgtgatagtcaagggattactgtatatgaagTGTTACGAATATAGTAACTTGGGTCCACAAATTGGCGGAGATGATGGTAAGGTTCTGACTTCGAATCCGCGGTTATTTCCCTTTAACCCACTCTCTGGATCTTTGGGGGAAGAGCGAGCAAATTTCCATTCTGAAAATGCAACCCAGAGAAAAACAGTTTGGGAGCCACTGCCGCAGAGcgcactgggtactttttacgtggcaccttgggattAGGGCACGtcctctcaagtacagcaatgcatcACATCCCTCAGTCCTGTCATTTCCTTCATCGGACTcggcattttgagatcagccttcacatGTCCCActtctcttatattcaccttcctGTACCTTCAGAGTATACCCTGACATATCTTCCTCTTCTCCAGCTGGGCTAGCCATGTACATCCCCGACAACAGAACCCCTATTCATACTCCAACCTCTCTGCATCTGGCATAAAGCTTACCTCCATCAATACTGCTACTGCCACCTGGTTGACAGGTCTTGTCATGCAAGTTGAGGGGCttcactagtgatggtgccatgcaaaaagcatccagttACAACCGGTTATGGGAGAATCCTGAACACCCTTATGCGACTGAAGGTGGACTAAccaattacaataaataagaacggAGTGAACTGTCAAGGGGGTAGTTGACAGTGTTAGTTTGACGAGTGTTTGTTAAACCGTCGTTAGTTGAACAGTCAACACCTAGTATCCTGCCTACATTCGAGTAACGTGGAGTGCGCTGTCTTAACTTCTATTTCTGCGATAGGTTATTTTTAGATGACCACaaccattgtttatttttatgttttttaatttattattagtgttgcttaatgtggtttgctaaaattgctgtttcttttgagatatcatcagaaaaaggtaattaaaattcattaaaatgacagatctatcagactttcaaaccGGTAAAATTGTTGgtactcgtatggcaggcgctggTATGtacttcacatatacacatgccctTAATGTtatgacgagggtcccagttgatttgataaaaaaaacagcCTGCTTGCGAAACTAATGTGCAAGTGGCctagtactccacagacatacctACCCATAatgtagtcctcagggagattgaatgtgacacagaatgtctCAAGGCTGGCccattttgaattacaggtacaactcaattttgccagctgagcgaactggagcaatgtgaaataaagtaacttgctcaaggacacaacgcgtcgccgggaattgaactcacaaccttacgatcatgagctgaatacagTTACAAGCATGAGTGCAAAATGTTGAACACCATCCTCTGTGAAAGTAAGAGGGGATTGCCATGGCTGGAACACCATGATTGTAGTTGACCTGGGGCCAAAATAAGAGTTAAGTATAATACATACCTTGTGAACGGCCACGACCGCCAAAAGACCCTTTGTCACGCTGACGGCCCTCGGCAACGTCGACCCGTAAAGAACGTTCTtcaaaaacctgaaaataataatagataataataataatggtttcaaattttgccacaagggcaaccattttgggagaggggacgtgtcgattatatcgaccgcagggtccaacaggtacttaatttgtcgacctcaaaaggatgaaaggcgaagacgacctcagcagaatttgaactcagaacgtagcggcagatgaaataccacaaagcatttcgtccactgtgcgaaagattctaccagcttgcctccttaataataaatgtccggatgcagtaccaggcagtggattTCATGGCTTCTCAAcattaactaattggaagtgttatcatgtacattgttttgtcttggtataaaaagatgggctacagcaaatattctgctcaataccacagatttgctaatgccctgatgcagtaNNNNNNNNNNNNNNNNNNNNNNNNNNNNNNNNNNNNNNNNNNNNNNNNNNNNNNNNNNNNNNNNNNNNNNNNNNNNNNNNNNNNNNNNNNNNNNNNNNNNNNNNNNNNNNNNNNNNNNNNNNNNNNNNNNNNNNNNNNNNNNNNNNNNNNNNNNNNNNNNNNNNNNNNNNNNNNNNNNNNNNNNNNNNNNNNNNNNNNNNNNNNNNNNNNNNNNNNNNNNNNNNNNNNNNNNNNNNNNNNNNNNNNNNNNNNNNNNNNNNNNNNNNNNNNNNNNNNNNNNNNNNNNNNNNNNNNNNNNNNNNNNNNNNNNNNNNNNNNNNNNNNNNNNNNNNNNNNNNNNNNNNNNNNNNNNNNNNNNNNNNNNNNNNNNNNNNNNNNNNNNNNNNNNNNNNNNNNNNNNNNNNNNNNNNNNNNNNNNNNNNNNNNNNNNNNNNNNNNNNNNNNNNNNNNNNNNNNNNNNNNNNNNNNNNNNNNNNNNNNNNNNNNNNNNNNNNNNNNNNNNNNNNNNNNNNNNNNNNNNNNNNNNNNNNNNNNNNNNNNNNNNNNNNNNNNNNNNNNNNNNNNNNNNNNNNNNNNNNNNNNNNNNNNNNNNNNNNNNNNNNNNNNNNNNNNNNNNNNNNNNNNNNNNNNNNNNNNNNNNNNNNNNNNNNNNNNNNNNNNNNNNNNNNNNNNNNNNNNNNNNNNNNNNNNNNNNNNNNNNNNNNNNNNNNNNNNNNNNNNNNNNNNNNNNNNNNNNNNNNNNNNNNNNNNNNNNNNNNNNNNNNNNNNNNNNNNNNNNNNNNNNNNNNNNNNNNNNNNNNNNNNNNNNNNNNNNNNNNNNNNNNNNNNNNNNNNNNNNNNNNNNNNNNNNNNNNNNNNNNNNNNNNNNNNNNNNNNNNNNNNNNNNNNNNNNNNNNNNNNNNNNNNNNNNNNNNNNNNNNNNNNNNNNNNNNNNNNNNNNNNNNNNNNNNNNNNNNNNNNNNNNNNNNNNNNNNNNNNNNNNNNNNNNNNNNNNNNNNNNNNNNNNNNNNNNNNNNNNNNNNNNNNNNNNNNNNNNNNNNNNNNNNNNNNNNNNNNNNNNNNNNNNNNNNNNNNNNNNNNNNNNNNNNNNNNNNNNNNNNNNNNNNNNNNNNNNNNNNNNNNNNNNNNNNNNNNNNNNNNNNNNNNNNNNNNNNNNNNNNNNNNNNNNNNNNNNNNNNNNNNNNNNNNNNNNNNNNNNNNNNNNNNNNNNNNNNNNNNNNNNNNNNNNNNNNNNNNNNNNNNNNNNNNNNNNNNNNNNNNNNNNNNNNNNNNNNNNNNNNNNNNNNNNNNNNNNNNNNNNNNNNNNNNNNNNNNNNNNNNNNNNNNNNNNNNNNNNNNNNNNNNNNNNNNNNNNNNNNNNNNNNNNNNNNNNNNNNNNNNNNNNNNNNNNNNNNNNNNNNNNNNNNNNNNNNNNNNNNNNNNNNNNNNNNNNNNNNNNNNNNNNNNNNNNNNNNNNNNNNNNNNNNNNNNNNNNtctgatcttaattgattggaagtgttatcatgttcattgttttgtcttggtataaaaagatgggcttcagcaaatattctgctcaataccacagatttgctaatgccctgatgcagtaccaggcaatggctctcatggcttctgatcttaattgattggaagtgttatcatgttcattgttttgtcttggtacaaaaaaatgggttacagcaaatattctgctcaataccacagatttgctaatgccctgatgcagtagcAGGCAGTGGATTTCATGGCTTCTCaacttaactaattggaagtgttatcatgtacattgttttgtcttggtacaaaagatggACTACAACAGATATTCtgcccccagtgtttcactggtacttaatttactgaacccgaaaggatgaaaggcaaagtcgacctaggtgaaatttgaactcagaatgtagagatgggcaaaaacgctgctaagcattttgtctggcatctTAATGATTCTAGCAACTTAcaaccttataataataataatattgataatgatggtttcaaattttggtccagGGAtaaactggtactaatttcatcaacctcaagaggaggaaaggcaaagtctaccttggcggaatttgaactcagaatgtagagccaGAATAACAGTTACAAAGCTCTGAGGAATCGGCAATCAAATATATtgtcctgatgatgatgatgatgatgataataatagttgtttTTACTTCAGACCACAACAGCAGAGGGTACCACACACTATACACAAAAGTACCCTAAAACTTGTTATGGTAcacagacaggatggtcatagctggaacatctttgatcataggcctagTGGACCAAGactgacccggggctaaacaaatacaacagcaaggaaggacacattagataacgtagtcctagatacactatgtctgaataaaaaccaaaatggtcatagctggaacaggTATATCATAGGTATAGTGggtcaggattgacctggggttaaacaacaacagagaaggacacattagacaatgtagtcctagataaacgATGACGGCAAAAACTGAAAGTTACTTACTGCACCATCATAAGAAAGAGCCTCCTTCAACGACTGAAGTTGATCAAATTCAACATAggcaaaacctgaaaataaaagaaaaaaaaaagtcagtggTCATTGGGTATTGGAACCaagcccatgctggggcactgcaaagcattttagcCCCCCCCCCACGCCTTGACCCCATACCATGGATATTTTCCTAGAACAAAATTAAGGTTTTTGTTGCATGAGGGGCCAAGCTGCTAGGGCTTAAAACAAACTAATAAAGGAACCTGGAATTTGATGGTTCCTTCAAAACAATACAACCACAGCAAATTACTCTCAGAGTACANNNNNNNNNNNNNNNNNNNNNNNNNNNNNNNNNNNNNNNNNNNNNNNNNNNNNNNNNNNNNNNNNNNNNNNNNNNNNNNNNNNNNNNNNNNNNNNNNNNNNNNNNNNNNNNNNNNNNNNNNNNNNNNNNNNNNNNNNNNNNNNNNNNNNNNNNNNNNNNNNNNNNNNNNNNNNNNNNNNNNNNNNNNNNNNNNNNNNNNNNNNNNNNNNNNNNNNNNNNNNNNNNNNNNNNNNNNNNNNNNNNNNNNNNNNNNNNNNNNNNNNNNNNNNNNNNNNNNNNNNNNNNNNNNNNNNNNNNNNNNNNNNNNNNNNNNNNNNNNNNNNNNNNNNNNNNNNNNNNNNNNNNNNNNNNNNNNNNNNNNNNNNNNNNNNNNNNNNNNNNNNNNNNNNNNNNNNNNNNNNNNNNNNNNNNNNNNNNNNNNNNNNNNNNNNNNNNNNNNNNNNNNNNNNNNNNNNNNNNNNNNNNNNNNNNNNNNNNNNNNNNNNNNNNNNNNNNNNNNNNNNNNNNNNNNNNNNNNNNNNNNNNNNNNNNNNNNNNNNNNNNNNNNNNNNNNNNNNNNNNNNNNNNNNNNNNNNNNNNNNNNNNNNNNNNNNNNNNNNNNNNNNNNNNNNNNNNgaataagtactaggcttccaaagaataagtcctggggtcaatttgctcgactaaaggcggtgctccagcatggccgcagtcaaatgactgaaacaagtaaaagagtaaaagagtatatatatatatagatgcacgtgcttgacaacaggtgttggtatgCATATGTCCCCAAAGCCTTTGACCATAGATGGTCTGATGGACCAGAGTTGACCAGTGACTAAACACTAGTCGATACCATGGTAACAGTGAATGTTAGGGGTCAGCAAACACAGGGAACAACCAGCTTTACGGTCCCCAAGCCAACAAGGTACCATACCAGATCACACGGTACCTAGTGTTGTTTATCAATCCAAGTCAAGCCAGCGTGACAacacaaagaattttaaaaaagcaagCAAAGGGCCAATGAATGGTTTCAATCAGGAGACGTTCACAATAGTGCCTCAGTGACACACTTACCTTTAAatttgtctgtgtctctgtctcggACCAGTCGTACATTCCGTACCTGTAATAAACGGTGGTACAGGTTAGACAGAAATTATAAAGATGCCAATAATGAAGTTGTTATATGTAAACTAATTAAAAGCAACAGAAGcattattaataccaaaaggcaatcttGATCTCCGACTTTGGTGTGTAAAAATGCTAGTGTCTATATCATTGACACGTCTCCTACAGCTACTGGAATTACCAGATCATGTAATTTCGCCCTGCTTTGGTCTTTTCAGTGACAGACATCCAGTTGcaatataacagccaaatctcccgtCAACAATATATAGAATCTCAATCCCCATTCAggcactgatgttgcaaatagccatTGAGCTCGTTAAAAAAATAATAGCgaaagaagcagtattaatactggaAGGTAAACCTTATGTCTGACTTAACATGGATGCTGTGTTAGAACATGGAAAACTGTGGTGTTTACCAAGAGAGGACCTCTTATATGGACTTGTGGTGACTAAAAGGGCGAAGAACCCTtctggtcatgaatgaccatgggattgcacctagaaagtccccCTCCGAaatacaagtccaggcaaggttgtctatggaagaccagcagtcgcccacgcACCCCCCCCTGCTCCAACCAtccatgttatccaagggaaaggcaaaggctgatacagcttggcaccagtgacattgtaacccatttctacagctgagcgaactggagcaatgtaaaaaaaagtgtgttgctcaagaacatgacacAGAGCCCAGCCTGGGAATCAAACacgctacctcatgattgtgagccggatactctaaccactgagccagcaCTTGTGTATAACCATCCACTATGGCAGCCAGAACTACCAGATTACATAATTTTGCCCAATAAACACAGGAGATTTTAAGCACCACTAGTCCATACAAAAGGTCCTCTCatggtaaataatgcagtattgtGGGTTCTAACACTACATTCACATTAAGATGGATATAAAGACTGCCTTTTGATGAATTAcatttgtatttctcttttaaattttgtCTTAAACAGTTACAAATTTCTCAATgttacaatacacatatacataaatatacacatatacatacatatacacatatatacatacataaatatacacatatatacataaatacacacatatatacatacatacacacatatatacatacataaatatacacatatatacatacataaatatacatgtatatacacatatattgggttggtgcataattattgttggatttttttcaacaaattttattcaacaaaaacatctttaaaagatggtctgactgtctgccaagcaaatgggaagcagtaattgaagtggatggtgaatatgctccggaataatcatttaaagatgtttttgttacatgttgttgtcttttgttgaataaaaaagctgcaataattatgtaccaacccaatacatacatacacaaatgcacacacacatataatctgaattagtttaaaataaccatctatatagtatacttaatgtaaatacatgacAAATTTACTGAGATATTCATCTGGAGACAATATCTGTTAACCTAAACATGCTATGTTCCCAGCGTAGTGAGAATAGTCTAAATGGAATCTCTACAGAATTCTCGTTAATGCCGTAATGAACAtgcacagaaaaaaaagagagataaaatgccAAAAACAGACAATCGCTAGGttgttgtttcaattcctggactggacagTGGATTGTGTTCTTGCACAAAGCTCTTCATCTCCTGCTGCTCTGCAATCACCGACACCTGACTTGTAGTAAGAGTGTGCACCTGTTTAGGCAACATTGATTTCATGGAGGTAAAGAGCAAATGGACAGCattaatatttgatcactataaatataAGCGCCTGTGCACGTTGttgagcaagaaattgcagaaccatctttGTCAGAAAGGCTACCATCACATGATGAAGATGTAGAAGCTTCAAGAAAGTCTATAACTGCGTGTAAATTTTTTTGGTTAAACAAAGCTTTTGGAGAGGGGTGAGGGGAGAGGACGAAAACCCACGCCCTAAAGTCATgattatttaaatgatttatttcatatatatataNNNNNNNNNNNNNNNNNNNNNNNNNNNNNNNNNNNNNNNNNNNNNNNNNNNNNNNNNNNNNNNNNNNNNNNNNNNNNNNNNNNNNNNNNNNNNNNNNNNNNNNNNNNNNNNNNNNNNNNNNNNNNNNNNNNNNNNNNNNNNNNNNNNNNNNNNNNNNNNNNNNNNNNNNNNNNNNNNNNNNNNNNNNNNNNNNNNNNNNNNNNNNNNNNNNNNNNNNNNNNNNNNNNNNNNNNNNNNNNNNNNNNNNNNNNNNNNNNNNNNNNNNNNNNNNNNNNNNNNNNNNNNNNNNNNNNNNNNNNNNNNNNNNNNNNNNNNNNNNNNNNNNNNNNNNNNNNNNNNNNNNNNNNNNNNNNNNNNNNNNNNNNNNNNNNNNNNNNNNNNNNNNNNNNNNNNNNNNNNNNNNNNNNNNNNNNNNNNNNNNNNNNNNNNNNacaacaacaacaacaatagtaagtTCTTTGATTACTGCAAGAGTAATGGAGATGCGATAGAAACCATCCTCCTCCTCgattcaaccccccccccccactttgcCATGCCATGCGTGGAACAGTTGGAACTCGTCGAGGCAGATTCCCCTACAGCCAGacgcccttcttgtcaccaaccctcaccagtttccaagcaaggtaatatttcctataGCCGCACGTGTTTCTTATGGAAGTCTGGAAGCATAAGACACTGCTTGTACAACAAAtggtgctcatttacaaccatcgcAAGATGCCAAGAAAAAAAGCACtgacagatacacacaaaatagagagtat
Encoded here:
- the LOC106882703 gene encoding eukaryotic translation initiation factor 4H, with translation MADYSDPNHNFFRENRYSDPSSRTYLGRSNLYHRLLQVRNVRLVRDRDTDKFKGFAYVEFDQLQSLKEALSYDGAVFEERSLRVDVAEGRQRDKGSFGGRGRSQGSYSGRNREFSRDTEQWQHSPPTSYSSGPKGYERSERGRGFGGPPRQRRNSGGPSHDFPEPTAESSVGRPRLVLLPRTVKEPINTFVQTERNASIFGTGKPRSEDPAEYSDKERHKESQRNNDRDY